A region from the Alnus glutinosa chromosome 5, dhAlnGlut1.1, whole genome shotgun sequence genome encodes:
- the LOC133869433 gene encoding endoplasmic reticulum oxidoreductin-2-like: MVRAEAENKGCGKRWSWAVVGALITIFVAVAVSSRTSPNLSLFRLTRTPCNCAKYSGIVEDCCCDYETVDRLNEELLHPSLQELVKTSFFRYFKAKLWCDCPFWPDDGMCRLRDCSVCECPESEFPESFKVPHYVLSQEDPICQEGKPQAAVDRTIDSKAFRGWTETDNPWTNDDETDNSEMTYVNLQLNPERYTGYTGPSARRIWDAIYSENCPKYPSEELCQEEKILYKLISGLHSSISIHIAADYLLDEALNLWGQNLSLMYDRVLRYPDRVRNLYFTFLFVLRAVTKAADYLEYAEYNTGNPNEDLKTQSLMRQLLFNPKLQAACPVPFDEAKLWKGQRGPELKQQIQKQFRNISALMDCVGCEKCRLWGKLQVLGLGTALKILFSVDGQEHSAQNLQLQRNEVIALMNLLNRLSESVKFFHEMGPSVERIMEGQISSPSAANSLWQRILSFRV; encoded by the exons ATGGTGAGGGCAGAGGCTGAGAACAAGGGCTGTGGAAAGCGATGGAGCTGGGCGGTGGTTGGAGCTCTCATCACCATCTTTGTCGCTGTGGCTGTGTCTTCGAGGACTTCTCCGAATTTGTCGCTCTTCAGACTGACTCGAACGCCTTGTAACTGTGCTAAG TATAGCGGGATTGTTGAAGATTGTTGTTGTGATTATGAAACTGTGGACCGTCTTAATGAAGAACTGTTGCATCCATCGCTCCAAGAGCTTGTTAAAACCTCGTTCTTCCGGTATTTCAAG GCTAAGTTGTGGTGTGACTGCCCTTTCTGGCCTGATGATGGTATGTGCCGTCTGCGGGATTGCAGCGTTTGTGAATGCCCAGAAAGCGAGTTCCCTGAATCATTTAAGGTGCCCCATTATGTCCTCTCACAAGAGGATCCTATCTGTCAAGAGGGAAAGCCGCAAGCAGCTGTCGACCGTACAATAGATAGTAAAGCTTTCAGAGGCTGGACAGAAACAGACAATCCCTGGACAAATGATGATGAAACCGACAATT CTGAGATGACATATGTTAACCTTCAACTGAATCCTGAGCGCTATACTGGCTACACTGGTCCATCCGCCAGAAGGATATGGGATGCTATCTACAGTGAGAACTGCCCCAAAT ATCCATCTGAAGAGTTATGCCAAGAGgaaaaaattttgtacaaaCTGATATCTGGTCTTCACTCATCGATTTCAATCCATATAGCTGCTGATTATCTACTCGATGAAGCTTTAAACTTG TGGGGTCAAAATCTCTCCTTGATGTATGATCGGGTCCTAAGATACCCAGATCGTGTCAGAAACTTGTACTTCActtttctctttgttcttcGAGCTGTGACAAAG GCAGCAGATTATTTGGAATATGCTGAGTACAATACTGGTAACCCGAATGAAGACCTGAAGACGCAGTCCTTGATGAGACAGCTACTTTTCAATCCTAAACTACAAGCTGCATGCCCAGTCCCATTTGATGAAGCCAAATTGTGGAAAGGTCAACGCGGACCTGAATTAAAGCAGCAAATACAAAAGCAATTCAGAAACATAAG TGCATTGATGGACTGTGTAGGATGTGAGAAGTGTCGTCTGTGGGGAAAGCTTCAGGTCCTTGGCCTTGGTACTGCATTGAAAATCCTCTTCTCTGTCGATGGACAAGAACACTCGGCTCAGAAT CTCCAGTTGCAAAGGAATGAAGTGATTGCCTTGATGAACCTACTAAATCGTCTGTCAGAGTCTGTCAAATTTTTCCATGAAATGGGACCTTCAGTTGAAAGGATCATGGAAGGACAGATTTCTTCACCCAGCGCTGCAAATAGCTTATGGCAAAGGATTTTGTCATTCAGAGTTTAA